The Pseudomonadota bacterium genome window below encodes:
- the petA gene encoding ubiquinol-cytochrome c reductase iron-sulfur subunit: MDTLILDGRRRFLVASTTLVGAAGLTMSAIPFLASLKPSALAKAQGALVEVDISKIEPGQQITVTWRKTPVWVLRRTPEILERIDRPEHLEQLLDPNSEVTTQQPDYALNSHRSIRDEYFIVVSICTHLGCVPTFRPEVAPADLGPDWPGGYFCPCHGSRFDFAGRVFKGVPAPKNLLIPPYRFLSDTHIEIGVDHGTAQS; this comes from the coding sequence ATGGATACTTTGATCTTGGATGGACGCAGAAGATTCCTGGTTGCAAGCACCACGCTGGTAGGCGCCGCAGGGTTAACCATGAGTGCGATTCCCTTTCTGGCTTCTTTGAAGCCGAGCGCGTTGGCCAAGGCGCAAGGCGCACTGGTGGAGGTTGATATCAGTAAGATCGAACCGGGGCAGCAGATCACGGTCACGTGGCGCAAGACGCCGGTGTGGGTCCTGCGTAGGACGCCGGAGATTCTCGAGCGCATCGATCGGCCAGAACACCTCGAACAACTTCTCGATCCGAACTCGGAGGTAACGACCCAGCAGCCCGATTACGCGCTCAATTCGCATCGTTCGATACGTGATGAGTACTTCATCGTCGTCAGCATCTGCACGCACCTGGGGTGTGTACCGACCTTCCGTCCGGAGGTGGCACCCGCCGATCTGGGTCCTGATTGGCCGGGCGGCTATTTCTGCCCTTGTCACGGCTCGCGCTTCGATTTTGCGGGGCGGGTCTTCAAGGGCGTACCGGCACCGAAGAATCTGTTGATACCCCCTTACCGCTTTCTGAGCGACACGCACATCGAGATCGGTGTCGATCACGGTACAGCGCAATCTTGA
- a CDS encoding carboxymuconolactone decarboxylase family protein produces MIQTLSNHRFPWYVRLFFWNQRRRYGSVLEPARLWGRSPKVFAALALLYGAFDRRASPLDPVLRTLVTVRVSQINWCAFCVDINSSLALKRGLSEEKLLALGDYAQSPLFDDREVAVLRYVEAVTFSDRQPAKRHFEALRNYFDDDAIIELTGLIGFQNMSSKFNAALGVEPQGFCRIPVSETEVKELE; encoded by the coding sequence GTGATTCAAACGCTGAGCAACCATCGGTTTCCTTGGTACGTGCGCCTTTTTTTCTGGAATCAGCGGCGCCGCTACGGGAGCGTGCTCGAGCCGGCCCGGTTATGGGGGCGCTCTCCCAAAGTTTTCGCCGCTTTGGCCTTGTTGTACGGTGCCTTCGATCGCCGTGCCTCACCCCTTGATCCTGTATTAAGAACGCTGGTGACGGTTCGTGTCTCCCAGATCAATTGGTGTGCCTTTTGTGTCGATATCAACTCGTCGTTGGCTTTGAAACGCGGTCTGTCTGAGGAGAAGCTGCTGGCGCTGGGTGATTATGCGCAAAGCCCGTTATTTGATGATCGGGAGGTAGCGGTATTGCGCTACGTCGAAGCGGTTACTTTCAGTGATCGGCAGCCGGCCAAACGGCATTTCGAGGCGCTACGGAACTATTTTGATGACGATGCGATCATCGAGCTGACCGGCCTCATCGGCTTTCAGAATATGTCCAGCAAGTTCAACGCCGCGCTGGGTGTGGAGCCGCAGGGATTTTGCCGGATACCCGTTTCGGAGACTGAAGTAAAGGAGTTGGAGTGA
- a CDS encoding two pore domain potassium channel family protein, which yields MWLAVTLAVVLVVATFLTHFSMLRWLSGGMGRIPMRKPTRMIAIVLATLAAHLVEIGLYAGVIFVAAEFSQMGGLGGVPVAAPLDYLYYSAVTFTSLGLGDVFPVGHLRFLTGVEALNGLLLIAWSGSFIYIAMGRLWQWQPCAEPRCSKSGDRTKVV from the coding sequence ATGTGGTTGGCGGTAACCCTAGCGGTGGTGTTGGTCGTTGCGACTTTTCTCACCCACTTTTCGATGCTGCGCTGGTTGTCGGGCGGGATGGGCCGCATACCCATGCGAAAACCGACGAGAATGATCGCTATTGTACTGGCCACCCTGGCAGCGCACCTGGTGGAGATCGGTCTCTATGCCGGGGTGATTTTCGTTGCGGCGGAGTTCAGCCAGATGGGAGGATTGGGCGGCGTCCCTGTCGCGGCGCCGCTCGATTACCTCTATTACTCCGCAGTTACCTTTACTTCGCTCGGATTGGGGGATGTATTCCCAGTGGGTCATCTCCGTTTTCTCACAGGTGTCGAGGCATTGAACGGTCTGCTGTTAATCGCCTGGTCAGGTTCATTCATCTACATCGCTATGGGGCGCCTGTGGCAGTGGCAGCCGTGTGCGGAGCCGCGGTGCTCGAAGTCTGGCGATAGAACGAAGGTGGTGTAG
- a CDS encoding cytochrome c biogenesis protein CcdA, which translates to MDISGIGVISAFVAGLISFLSPRVPPLVPGYLSFISDQSLDGVERHVFSRERLAIMGLGLCFVLGFSVVFIAFGAGATTLGSLLGHYRYDANIVGAVIVIIFGLFMTGLIRWNWLQRELRFHGEMKGGRAASAGVLGIAFGFGWTPCIGPILGAILAVAATSSSQGASLLAIYSLGFGVPFLLAALFTDWFLHHMHKARRFGPWLHRIAGMRLIVMGTAMITGYLGTFSFWLLDTFPILGSIA; encoded by the coding sequence ATGGATATTTCCGGCATCGGTGTCATTTCTGCTTTCGTTGCGGGCCTGATCTCCTTCTTATCCCCCCGCGTACCGCCCTTGGTGCCCGGGTATCTGTCATTCATCTCCGACCAGTCGCTGGATGGCGTCGAGCGCCATGTGTTTTCCCGCGAGCGCCTGGCAATCATGGGTCTGGGCTTGTGTTTCGTGCTGGGTTTCTCCGTCGTGTTTATCGCCTTTGGTGCGGGCGCAACGACCTTGGGAAGTCTCCTGGGCCACTATCGTTATGACGCCAACATCGTCGGTGCTGTCATCGTCATCATCTTCGGTCTGTTCATGACTGGATTGATCCGGTGGAACTGGTTGCAGCGCGAACTGCGTTTTCATGGTGAGATGAAGGGAGGGCGAGCAGCCTCGGCGGGTGTATTGGGGATCGCTTTCGGTTTCGGCTGGACACCCTGCATTGGACCTATCCTGGGGGCGATACTAGCGGTAGCCGCAACATCATCCTCTCAAGGCGCGTCGCTACTTGCCATATACTCTCTAGGTTTCGGTGTACCCTTTCTGCTTGCGGCGCTCTTCACCGATTGGTTTCTACATCACATGCACAAGGCGCGACGCTTCGGTCCATGGTTGCATCGGATCGCCGGCATGCGGCTCATTGTCATGGGCACAGCGATGATCACCGGCTATCTCGGGACTTTCTCGTTTTGGTTGCTGGATACTTTTCCGATTCTCGGCTCAATCGCCTAA
- a CDS encoding prolipoprotein diacylglyceryl transferase yields the protein MLTFPQIDPVAFSIGPLRVHWYGLMYLVAFGLAWWLGRWRAKQAGSGWNNDQVSDLVFYGALGAVLGGRIGYTLFYGWKWLADDPLYLFRVWEGGMSFHGGFLGVVLAMWIYARRTQRTFWFVTDFIAPLVPLGLGAGRIGNFINGELRGRVTDAPWAIVFPGGGDYARHPSQLYQATLEGLLLFLVLWWYSRRPRPAGAVSALFLVGYGAFRFVVEFAREPDAHLGFIVLDWLTMGQVLSLPMLVFGVGLFAFAYRKQRTVAAVAER from the coding sequence ATGCTGACTTTTCCCCAGATAGATCCCGTTGCCTTCTCCATCGGCCCGCTGCGCGTGCATTGGTACGGTTTGATGTATCTCGTTGCCTTCGGACTTGCCTGGTGGCTGGGACGATGGCGAGCAAAACAGGCGGGCAGCGGCTGGAACAACGATCAGGTCAGCGATCTGGTGTTCTACGGCGCCCTCGGCGCAGTATTGGGCGGGCGCATCGGTTATACGCTGTTTTACGGTTGGAAGTGGCTGGCGGACGATCCGCTCTACCTGTTCCGCGTCTGGGAGGGGGGGATGTCGTTCCACGGCGGCTTCCTAGGTGTCGTGCTGGCCATGTGGATCTATGCGCGACGTACCCAGCGAACCTTCTGGTTTGTCACTGACTTTATCGCGCCGTTGGTGCCCCTGGGTTTGGGTGCCGGGCGTATCGGTAACTTTATCAATGGCGAGCTCCGGGGGCGGGTGACCGATGCCCCCTGGGCGATAGTGTTTCCCGGCGGTGGCGATTATGCACGCCACCCCTCCCAACTGTATCAGGCCACATTGGAAGGATTGCTGCTATTTCTGGTGCTTTGGTGGTACAGCCGGCGCCCGAGGCCTGCTGGCGCAGTATCCGCGCTGTTTTTAGTGGGATACGGTGCCTTCCGGTTCGTCGTGGAGTTCGCCCGTGAACCCGACGCGCACCTTGGGTTTATTGTCCTGGATTGGCTGACTATGGGGCAGGTGTTGTCGCTGCCAATGCTTGTGTTCGGCGTGGGCCTGTTCGCATTCGCCTACCGAAAGCAGCGAACGGTGGCCGCAGTGGCGGAGCGGTGA
- a CDS encoding SHOCT domain-containing protein, giving the protein MRRQWINAVVVLTAPVAALEVQAQISGDQPGFWRYGWDWGWGHMLFGSLMMLLFWGVIIVLIVAVVRWLGGGSAQGGESAPARNRALEVLQERYARGEIDREEYEQKRRDLTG; this is encoded by the coding sequence ATGCGAAGACAATGGATAAATGCCGTGGTGGTGTTGACCGCCCCAGTTGCTGCACTTGAGGTGCAAGCGCAGATCTCCGGTGATCAGCCTGGCTTCTGGCGCTACGGTTGGGATTGGGGCTGGGGCCATATGCTTTTCGGTTCCCTGATGATGCTTCTGTTCTGGGGCGTGATCATCGTATTGATTGTTGCGGTGGTCCGCTGGCTGGGCGGCGGGTCGGCGCAGGGAGGTGAATCTGCCCCTGCGCGGAATCGCGCCCTCGAGGTTTTACAGGAACGCTATGCTCGAGGTGAAATCGACCGTGAGGAGTATGAGCAAAAACGACGCGACCTGACGGGATGA
- a CDS encoding cation transporter, which produces MSNHTPEGGHGHAGHMPTSGRGMVISAWLTGTYFVIEMGIGVWTGSIAVISDAFHTFSAVGGVLVAIVAAKLARRPADEDRSFGWYRAEIIGALVNGGFLLGMALIVIAMGAMRMSNPIDLPTTPMLLAAAGGLVTEFISLGLIWKQSHSDLNVKGALWHIIQTFVGSLLIIVTALVIHFTGFLLIDPLLGMGFGFVLIWASWGILRDAAHLLMEGTPREVSLGAVIEKLGELEGVADVHHVHAWALTSGRYVFSGHLRTDDDTDPQTVLETAHRLLRENFGFFFITLQVENTCQDESGTEAIDVTRTGPIAAKPAG; this is translated from the coding sequence ATGTCGAATCACACACCCGAGGGTGGCCACGGTCATGCCGGACACATGCCCACCAGCGGAAGGGGAATGGTGATCTCCGCCTGGCTGACCGGTACCTATTTCGTGATCGAGATGGGCATCGGCGTATGGACCGGCTCCATCGCGGTGATCTCGGACGCCTTCCACACCTTCTCGGCTGTCGGCGGAGTACTGGTGGCGATCGTCGCCGCCAAACTCGCCCGTCGCCCGGCTGACGAGGATCGCAGTTTCGGATGGTATCGCGCCGAGATCATCGGAGCGCTGGTCAATGGCGGCTTCTTGCTCGGCATGGCGCTGATCGTAATTGCAATGGGCGCTATGCGGATGAGCAATCCAATCGACCTCCCCACCACGCCAATGCTCCTGGCTGCGGCGGGAGGGCTGGTCACCGAATTCATCTCGCTCGGTCTGATCTGGAAACAGAGCCATAGCGATCTGAACGTGAAGGGCGCGCTGTGGCACATCATCCAGACCTTCGTCGGCAGCCTGCTCATTATCGTCACCGCACTGGTGATCCACTTCACCGGCTTCCTGTTGATCGATCCACTGCTGGGAATGGGATTCGGGTTCGTCCTCATTTGGGCCAGTTGGGGTATTCTGCGCGACGCCGCCCACCTCTTGATGGAAGGCACTCCCAGGGAAGTGAGCCTCGGTGCGGTGATCGAGAAGCTGGGAGAACTGGAGGGCGTCGCGGATGTCCACCACGTCCACGCCTGGGCACTGACCAGCGGGCGTTACGTCTTCTCCGGTCACCTGCGGACCGACGACGATACCGACCCCCAAACCGTTCTTGAGACGGCGCATCGCCTGCTGCGGGAGAACTTCGGCTTCTTTTTCATCACACTGCAGGTAGAGAACACCTGTCAGGACGAATCCGGCACCGAGGCAATCGACGTGACACGCACCGGACCGATAGCGGCAAAGCCGGCAGGGTGA
- a CDS encoding cytochrome c → MKYLLLIVTIGIALIGYGVATTGIKTDTSAPITQGPSEEVLRKLSRQALAGRPAFDNFCASCHGGAAEGTKQGPPLVHKTYNPGHHADEAFTRAVRNGVKQHHWRFGDMPARPEVSDGEIPKIVSYVRELQEASGIFYQPHSM, encoded by the coding sequence ATGAAATATCTACTCTTAATCGTCACCATCGGCATTGCCCTGATCGGCTACGGTGTGGCCACTACGGGTATCAAAACAGACACCAGCGCGCCAATCACCCAAGGACCCTCTGAGGAGGTTCTCAGAAAACTCTCCCGTCAGGCGCTGGCCGGTAGGCCAGCATTCGATAACTTCTGTGCCTCCTGTCACGGAGGAGCGGCTGAAGGCACCAAACAGGGACCACCCCTGGTGCACAAAACCTACAACCCCGGACATCATGCCGACGAAGCGTTCACCCGCGCCGTGCGCAACGGCGTCAAACAACACCACTGGCGCTTTGGTGATATGCCCGCACGACCTGAAGTCTCTGACGGGGAGATTCCGAAGATCGTGAGTTACGTCCGAGAATTACAGGAAGCCAGCGGCATTTTTTACCAACCACACAGCATGTGA
- a CDS encoding DsbE family thiol:disulfide interchange protein — MNYRYLIPIGIFILLVVLFGRGLYLNPREIPSALINKPAPEFDLPTLRDPDQRFTKQIFIGKVSLYNVFASWCTACRQEHPLWMEFAREGKYPLYGFNYKDKREDALQWLAELGDPYAEIAYDFPGRSGIDWGVYGVPETFILDKQGTIRYKQIGPINREILDTKIRPLLDQLQQEPYQEIHT, encoded by the coding sequence GTGAACTATCGCTACCTGATTCCGATTGGGATATTTATCCTGCTGGTTGTCCTGTTCGGACGCGGCCTCTACCTCAACCCGCGCGAAATACCCTCTGCGCTGATCAACAAACCCGCTCCTGAGTTCGATCTGCCAACGCTGCGTGACCCTGACCAGCGTTTTACCAAACAGATCTTCATCGGTAAGGTCTCCCTCTACAACGTCTTCGCCAGTTGGTGCACCGCCTGCCGTCAAGAGCATCCGCTGTGGATGGAATTCGCCCGCGAAGGGAAGTACCCGCTCTACGGATTCAACTACAAAGACAAACGTGAGGACGCCCTGCAATGGTTGGCCGAACTGGGTGACCCTTACGCGGAGATCGCCTACGATTTTCCCGGTCGCAGCGGCATCGACTGGGGCGTGTACGGGGTACCCGAGACCTTCATTCTCGATAAACAGGGGACCATCCGCTACAAACAGATCGGCCCCATCAATCGCGAAATTCTCGATACGAAAATTCGTCCGTTACTCGACCAGCTGCAGCAAGAACCCTATCAGGAGATTCACACATGA
- a CDS encoding ATP-binding cassette domain-containing protein, protein MTRPMVVTEQLVKLFGSGHTQVRAVNGISLKAAAGELVLIMGPSGSGKTTLLSMIGGLLRPTSGRIVIDGIEISGMSESKLPEVRANRIGFIFQAFNLLEALSVEENILFPARLAEGGIRAARSHAKQLIERLGLSRRRHALPKTLSGGEKQRVAIARALINRPALILADEPTGNLDSHSGQEVMMILHDIARDEGRTIVLVTHDPRVEEVADRILWLEDGALRDRKAEPHAWVRDPVCGMRVDEWTSILQVEHQGKSYHFCSERCRERFIEEPLRYITAQDSAARPS, encoded by the coding sequence ATGACTCGCCCCATGGTGGTTACCGAGCAGTTAGTCAAGCTTTTCGGCAGCGGGCACACCCAAGTTCGCGCGGTGAACGGCATTTCCTTGAAAGCGGCGGCCGGTGAGTTGGTACTCATCATGGGCCCTTCCGGCTCGGGCAAAACCACCCTGCTTTCCATGATCGGGGGATTGCTGCGCCCCACCTCCGGTCGCATCGTGATCGACGGTATCGAGATCAGCGGGATGTCGGAATCAAAATTACCGGAGGTACGGGCCAACCGTATAGGCTTCATCTTCCAGGCCTTCAATCTGCTGGAGGCGCTGAGTGTTGAGGAGAACATCCTCTTTCCCGCACGATTGGCGGAGGGCGGTATACGTGCTGCACGCTCCCATGCGAAGCAGCTGATCGAACGCCTCGGCCTGAGCAGACGTCGCCATGCATTACCAAAAACGCTGTCTGGGGGTGAGAAACAACGGGTAGCGATTGCCCGGGCACTGATCAATCGGCCCGCGTTGATTCTTGCCGACGAACCCACCGGCAACCTCGACTCCCATAGCGGCCAGGAGGTAATGATGATTCTGCACGATATCGCCCGTGACGAAGGGCGCACGATCGTGCTGGTGACTCATGACCCACGCGTCGAGGAAGTAGCCGATCGCATTCTGTGGTTGGAGGACGGGGCGTTGCGTGATCGGAAAGCGGAGCCACATGCCTGGGTGCGCGATCCCGTCTGTGGTATGCGTGTGGATGAGTGGACTTCAATCCTACAAGTTGAGCATCAGGGAAAAAGTTATCACTTCTGTTCCGAGCGCTGCCGGGAGCGCTTCATAGAAGAACCCTTGCGCTATATCACCGCGCAGGACTCAGCGGCGCGGCCCTCCTGA
- a CDS encoding ABC transporter permease, with protein MLHWTLKSLLREPLSLLGSILAVAGAFVLVLFFQAVFRGESNNIVSYIEHSDADVWVMQKGVTNMHMATSLIWDWKADKVAGIEGVESVSPVLFLNTVLQAGGRRWFSYVIGRRPEASAGGPWAMAAGRAAPDQGEAVIPEVLARMTGLQLGDLVTIAEQNLRVVGLSRETFSMAASITFVHAADLEEILSTIGVVSYILVKATPGIDPAALVTRIEQSVEKVTALPRTAFMRSDYELAMQMGVEVIALMTLIGGALAAIIVAFTAYSHTARLRRELAIIKAIGTRNRAVYLSVLSQAVSITLAGFIVGVVMIELLAWLLPSVLPLVTLSVAGSDVLNTGLAAAAIAIMAALPPAYAVARVDPLSAFTA; from the coding sequence ATGTTGCACTGGACGCTTAAGAGCCTATTGAGAGAACCCCTATCCTTACTGGGGAGCATCCTGGCCGTAGCAGGCGCCTTCGTACTCGTACTCTTCTTCCAGGCAGTATTTCGTGGCGAGTCAAACAATATCGTCTCCTACATTGAGCACAGTGATGCCGATGTCTGGGTGATGCAGAAAGGTGTCACCAACATGCATATGGCTACCTCGTTGATTTGGGACTGGAAGGCAGACAAGGTGGCCGGCATCGAAGGCGTCGAATCGGTTTCCCCCGTTCTTTTTCTCAATACCGTGCTGCAGGCAGGTGGCCGCCGCTGGTTTTCCTATGTTATCGGACGACGACCCGAGGCCAGTGCAGGCGGACCTTGGGCAATGGCGGCTGGACGCGCCGCACCCGACCAAGGCGAAGCCGTCATCCCCGAGGTGCTCGCCCGGATGACTGGCCTTCAACTAGGCGATCTCGTCACCATCGCAGAACAAAACTTGCGGGTGGTCGGATTGTCGCGCGAAACCTTCTCCATGGCTGCTTCGATCACCTTCGTTCACGCTGCCGACCTGGAGGAGATTCTATCCACCATCGGAGTCGTAAGTTACATTCTCGTCAAGGCGACACCAGGAATCGATCCTGCAGCGCTGGTTACGCGCATTGAACAGTCCGTTGAAAAAGTGACTGCGTTGCCACGGACCGCATTTATGCGCAGTGATTACGAGCTGGCGATGCAGATGGGAGTGGAGGTTATTGCCTTAATGACCCTCATCGGGGGAGCGCTGGCCGCCATCATCGTCGCCTTTACAGCCTACTCCCACACCGCTCGCTTACGCCGCGAACTGGCCATCATCAAGGCCATCGGCACACGCAATCGCGCCGTATATCTGAGCGTGCTGTCGCAAGCCGTCAGCATCACCCTCGCGGGGTTCATCGTCGGCGTCGTGATGATCGAGTTACTGGCTTGGCTATTACCGAGCGTGCTGCCGCTAGTCACGCTGTCAGTCGCTGGCAGTGATGTGCTAAACACCGGCCTGGCTGCCGCCGCCATCGCCATCATGGCCGCTTTGCCGCCAGCCTACGCCGTCGCCCGCGTAGACCCTCTGTCGGCTTTCACCGCTTGA
- a CDS encoding disulfide bond formation protein DsbA — protein MIAKQILVKWRLAVGLVLLGAGVFSAMAADSGPSGTDEQLVQRIKEAVIQELRSSGALDQEIDEGIRRFVMRQQAARQAEEQRQEQQAGQLAKNVRPVSKERDHILGNPDAEVSIIEYSDFECPFCKRFHLTAHELVQAFNGRVNWVYRHFPLGFHNPAAQREGEASECAAELGGNEAFWKYTDQIYVRTPSNGKGLSTEQLLSLANEIGLEPKKFGECLESGRHAARVQEDFQEGSSIGITGTPGNILRNNKTGAVLSRAGARPFEALKADLESLLN, from the coding sequence ATGATAGCCAAACAGATCCTGGTGAAATGGCGCCTTGCCGTGGGCCTGGTCTTGCTCGGCGCCGGCGTCTTTTCAGCAATGGCGGCCGACAGCGGACCAAGCGGCACCGACGAGCAGCTCGTTCAGCGCATCAAAGAGGCGGTCATCCAGGAGCTGCGCAGCAGCGGGGCGCTTGACCAGGAGATCGACGAGGGTATACGCCGCTTTGTGATGCGTCAGCAGGCGGCGCGTCAGGCCGAGGAACAGCGCCAGGAACAACAGGCAGGGCAGCTGGCAAAGAATGTTCGGCCGGTTTCCAAAGAACGTGACCATATCCTCGGCAATCCCGATGCGGAGGTCTCTATCATCGAGTACTCCGATTTCGAATGCCCGTTCTGCAAGCGCTTCCATCTGACGGCGCATGAATTGGTGCAGGCGTTCAATGGACGAGTGAACTGGGTTTATCGCCATTTTCCGTTGGGCTTTCACAATCCGGCCGCGCAGCGCGAAGGCGAAGCGAGCGAGTGTGCGGCAGAATTGGGAGGCAACGAGGCATTCTGGAAGTACACCGATCAGATCTATGTCCGGACCCCCTCCAACGGCAAGGGGTTGAGTACCGAGCAGCTGTTGTCACTGGCCAACGAGATTGGATTGGAGCCGAAGAAGTTTGGCGAGTGTCTGGAGAGCGGCAGGCACGCAGCTCGTGTGCAGGAAGATTTCCAGGAGGGTAGTTCCATAGGGATCACCGGAACGCCGGGGAATATTCTGCGCAACAACAAAACCGGTGCAGTCCTGTCCCGAGCGGGGGCGCGGCCATTTGAGGCTCTGAAAGCGGATCTCGAGTCACTGTTGAACTAG
- a CDS encoding cytochrome c biogenesis protein CcdA yields the protein MEISGVGVLTAFAAGIISFLSPCVLPLVPGYLSFMADQSLDDVERKIFSRERLAILGIACCFVLGFSLVFVLLGAGATAVGGLLAKYRYEANIVGGVIIIVFGIFMTGLIKLNWMEREFRYHGGIAKGSRAVSAFLLGLAFAFGWTPCIGPILGAILTVSATAEGAGVVLLAIYSLGLGVPFIVAALFTDWSLHHLRKARRVGPWLHRGAGVLLIIMGIAMITGYLSTFAFWLLEAFPWLGRVG from the coding sequence ATGGAAATATCAGGCGTCGGCGTCCTGACCGCTTTCGCGGCTGGAATCATATCGTTTCTCTCGCCCTGCGTGTTGCCCCTGGTTCCGGGGTATCTCTCGTTCATGGCGGATCAATCCCTGGACGATGTGGAGCGCAAGATTTTTTCGCGAGAAAGACTGGCGATACTGGGTATCGCCTGTTGTTTCGTGCTCGGTTTTTCCCTGGTCTTCGTTCTGCTCGGCGCGGGCGCGACCGCGGTCGGTGGTTTGCTTGCGAAATACCGTTACGAGGCCAACATTGTCGGCGGCGTCATCATTATCGTCTTCGGTATTTTCATGACCGGATTGATCAAACTGAACTGGATGGAGCGCGAGTTTCGTTATCACGGCGGTATCGCCAAGGGCAGCCGAGCGGTTTCGGCATTTTTACTGGGTCTGGCTTTTGCCTTTGGCTGGACGCCGTGCATTGGTCCCATACTCGGAGCCATACTCACCGTGAGCGCGACAGCGGAGGGCGCCGGAGTTGTTCTGCTCGCCATCTACTCTTTGGGATTGGGTGTGCCCTTTATTGTCGCGGCGCTGTTCACTGACTGGTCGCTGCACCATCTGCGCAAAGCGCGTCGGGTGGGACCGTGGTTGCACCGCGGTGCCGGCGTGCTGCTCATCATCATGGGCATCGCGATGATCACGGGCTATCTCAGCACCTTTGCCTTCTGGCTGCTGGAGGCATTTCCCTGGCTCGGGAGGGTGGGTTGA
- a CDS encoding carbohydrate kinase, with protein sequence MSRYAFKESCLSASRQSGVILQPGGLVGRPLLFGEVLFDEFMDGSVVLGGAPFNVAWHLRGFGLDPLLISRVGGDVLGDRLLERLRAQQLDTEGIQRDDAHPTGRVRVTLVDDQPLFSILPQQAYDFIDAAHLPPLDSAHSRFSLLYHGSLAVRNTVSAQALAALRDSGLPIFIDINLRPPWWSLGDIEALLAGGRWLKLNHDELAELSELAGQTVNDLLHGARSLCNRFGLQTVIVTRGSQGAVAVTADGMAIIDPVPVDGFTDSVGAGDAFSAVVLVGIQRGWALATALRRAASFAAAVCATRGAIPDQADFYQPFVDSWKR encoded by the coding sequence ATGTCCCGATACGCCTTCAAGGAGAGCTGTTTGTCTGCAAGTCGACAGAGCGGAGTGATTCTGCAACCGGGTGGTCTGGTCGGGCGGCCGCTGCTGTTCGGGGAGGTACTGTTCGACGAGTTCATGGATGGCAGTGTGGTACTCGGTGGCGCGCCATTCAACGTGGCGTGGCATTTGCGGGGTTTTGGGCTGGATCCTCTGCTGATCAGTCGTGTGGGTGGCGATGTGCTGGGTGATCGGCTTCTCGAGCGCTTGCGGGCACAGCAATTGGACACCGAGGGTATTCAACGAGATGATGCGCATCCCACGGGACGCGTGCGCGTGACGCTCGTCGACGATCAGCCGCTTTTCTCCATCCTTCCTCAACAAGCCTACGATTTCATTGACGCCGCGCATCTGCCGCCACTGGATTCTGCGCACTCCCGCTTTTCCCTGCTTTATCACGGGTCGCTGGCGGTCCGAAACACCGTGAGTGCTCAGGCGCTGGCTGCGCTGCGCGATTCCGGGTTGCCGATTTTTATCGATATCAATTTGCGCCCTCCGTGGTGGAGTCTCGGTGACATAGAAGCACTTTTAGCGGGTGGCCGTTGGCTCAAGCTGAATCACGATGAGTTGGCGGAGCTATCGGAACTGGCGGGCCAGACTGTCAACGATTTGCTGCATGGCGCGCGTTCGCTGTGCAACCGTTTTGGGCTGCAGACGGTTATCGTCACCCGCGGTTCGCAAGGTGCGGTAGCGGTGACCGCGGATGGTATGGCGATAATTGACCCGGTCCCGGTCGATGGGTTTACGGATTCGGTGGGTGCGGGAGATGCCTTCAGTGCGGTGGTGCTCGTGGGTATTCAGCGCGGTTGGGCACTGGCAACCGCACTGCGACGCGCAGCTTCCTTCGCCGCGGCGGTTTGTGCGACGCGCGGTGCGATCCCGGATCAGGCCGATTTCTACCAACCCTTTGTGGACTCATGGAAGCGATAG